One window of Rickettsiales bacterium genomic DNA carries:
- a CDS encoding IS1595 family transposase has translation EHFNLFLKECEWRFNMGTPSDLLADLKKLLKEYY, from the coding sequence AGAGCATTTTAATCTGTTCTTGAAAGAATGTGAGTGGAGGTTTAATATGGGCACACCAAGTGACTTACTGGCAGACCTGAAAAAGTTGCTCAAAGAATATTATTAG